Sequence from the Chloroflexota bacterium genome:
GGCGGCGCGATCAGCCACGAACGACACGCCGCGGAGGCCGCCGCCGTGAGCGCCGAGCTCGACCGCCTCGGCGATGCCGAGGTGGTCGCCGCCGTGCCGACGATCGACTGGACGTGGACGCCCGAGAAGCTCAACGCGGTCCTCCGGGCGATCGTCGAGCGGGTCGAGCTTGGGCCCGACCTCCGCCCCGTGAAGGCCATCTGGACCGTCCCGGAGTGGCGGGCATGACCGCGACGACGCTCGCGTGGGGGTGCGCGGCGGGGTCGAGTGGCGGTCCGGTCGGGCCGGTGGGAGACGGGCCTGGGCAAGGTGGCCGACGGTGAGCCGGGCATATCCGCTCGCGCGCTTCGACCCACCGGAGGCTGCCGCGGGTTTCGGCGGGGCGAGCTGGTTCCGCGTCTTCCGCTGTCCTGCCTGCCGGACGGTCCTCGGCCGCCAGCGGATCGGCGTCGTATACGGCCGCGATGCGAGTGGATACGGCGTCCAGGCGGCCGGCCACACGATCGAGCGCGTCGAGCTCGCGCGGGGGCTGATCGCGCTCGAACCCACCGAGGATGGCCTGCTCCGGTTCGGGCTCTCCAGGCGCGCCTATCTGGAGGCGCCGAGCCCGCCCGGGACGCAGCGTCGGTCCGCCCTCCGACGGGCTACGCCGGTGCTGCCGAGTGTGGAGACCGTGGACGAGTTCAACATCACCCGGCGCGGCGACCCCTACCACGTCCCGCGCCACGATCCCCGCCGGGCGAGGACGTCCGAGTCCGACTTCGTGCTGGCCCTCAGCGGGGCGCAGGCCATCCTCCCGTTCGTCGTGACCTGCCCGAGCCCAGCGTGTCGGCCCGAGCGGCGCCACTGGCTGGTGGCCGGCTTGCCGTCCGCGGCCGAACTTGCGGTCACGACGCCACACAGCTAGGATGACTGACGGAGCTGGGGAAGAATCTCCAGTTGCGCATCCCCGCACCGGGCGTACATCCGGGATCGGGCCAGGTCTTCCGGTGAGCCGGAGAGACAGAAGCCGTCGTACCGCAAGGCCCGACGGTCCGAGGTCTCTTTGGCATGCTTGGCCACAATCGGCGCGATCGCGCCGCATCCTCCGGCCGCAGCGTCGCCCATCCCCTCCGTGCCCGCTCTCTGAGTTCGTTCACGCCCGCGCAACAGCGGCTGCTGCGCGCGTTGCTCGAGGCCGACCGGCCACGCCCTGAGCGAGGCGCCGGGGGCGATCCGTCCCGGGTGACACCGTGAACGCGGACGAGCTCGCGTTCGTGCGGTCGTACGACGGGCCTCGCGACGAACGCTACTTCGCCGGGCTCGCACGGCTGGCGACCGTCGCGGGGCGTGCTGAGCATGCCCGGCCTGGGCTCCACGGGCCCACCGCTGCCGCGGATCGTCGTCCCACGCCGCGACCGACGCTGGACCAGCGCGACAACGCCGCCGCCGCCGGACTCGTGCTGGCGCGCGCCGCCGACGTGCGACCCGCGTCGGTCTCGTGGGCGTGGCAGGGTCGCCTACCGCTCGGCTCGCTCACCCTGCTGGTGGGCCAACCCGGGCTCGGCAAGACGATGCTGGCCTGCGAGGTCGCCGCGCGCGCCAGCCGGGGGCAGCTCGACGGGGATCTCGCCGGCCCCTGCGACGCGCTGTACCTCTCGGCCGAGGACTCGCCCGCGCATACGCTCGTGCCGCGCCTGATGGCGGCCGGGGCCGGCCTCGAACGGATCCACTTCCTGACCATCCGCGACGACGCCGGCGAGCGCGGCCTGACGCTGCCCGACGACGTCGACCGGCTCGCCGAGGCGATCCGCCGCACGCGGGCCCGGCTCGTCATCGTCGATCCCGTCATGGCGCACCTCGCCACCCGCCTCGACGTGCACCGCGACCATTCCATCCGCCGCGCGCTGGCACCCTTGGCGCGTCTGGCCGACGAGCTCGGTGTGGCCGTCCTCGCGGTGGCTCATCTCAACAAGGCCGCGGGCTCGGACCTGTTCGCTCGGGTCGGCGGCTCGATCGGCCTGACCGCCGCGGCGCGCAGCGTGCTCGTGCTGGGCGCCGATCCCGAGGCCGACGAGGGCGGA
This genomic interval carries:
- a CDS encoding AAA family ATPase, giving the protein MNADELAFVRSYDGPRDERYFAGLARLATVAGRAEHARPGLHGPTAAADRRPTPRPTLDQRDNAAAAGLVLARAADVRPASVSWAWQGRLPLGSLTLLVGQPGLGKTMLACEVAARASRGQLDGDLAGPCDALYLSAEDSPAHTLVPRLMAAGAGLERIHFLTIRDDAGERGLTLPDDVDRLAEAIRRTRARLVIVDPVMAHLATRLDVHRDHSIRRALAPLARLADELGVAVLAVAHLNKAAGSDLFARVGGSIGLTAAARSVLVLGADPEADEGGSERILAHGKSNLSPLAAALRFRVEGRTAETPDGPIATAGLVWAGEAPSIGVADLLAATGEQAADGGSSRSEATAFLRQLIGDGSMPARDARRAARNAGIADRTLDRAKRALGVIARHEGQPGQAGQGWTWALPPKDASAARRTPTPRRGVLRENVALFGDRDRDRDRDDAHVLARREDDDPQASPWLAATVPTPSSDEEATWTA